A genomic region of Metopolophium dirhodum isolate CAU chromosome 1, ASM1992520v1, whole genome shotgun sequence contains the following coding sequences:
- the LOC132933648 gene encoding regulator of MON1-CCZ1 complex has protein sequence MDDDNCLQLNDDPIQFVPASVSKTTNVFYDEITGQIITVHSGELTEIIVTSSTRYRENMVFKIEDRGPVSSIKMSLDCKILTMMRTALSVELMDIKENTLQSPYFLYCKFKGAKLLGFIWTGNNEILLISDKGVELYQVEGQGPKQRIVFSKSINLHVNWFIYSNHSKILLLSMNSFGDFQPLHILPGNINKLTKLEVDLDITLNIPNQSISERNIVMTIVYNTLRILVLPTSQSRNEIIVYTLNKMMTFKKSHILRLTHNGKLLINVVDNLIVVHYQQTKSSSVFDIYMEAAKEHTISHYLPILDDLSIKRTVPREGGSHYVSHLYSSICISFQPNIIIDAKLGYLWHFKLNLAVVSRIIMDKCSLIDFLLLRPKSKDITLEVLQHMILQKRSNLIEIGNVFDHLNIVYKKHLNNQIMNTSPLPNDYMIVAESLQCKVVIEQLDVYMHVFVKLVDKLENTKEDKKFTVSILVEYIRSLTDNKITIEHFLYELLINCLVINKMYYQLHQMVQYHIVIDSKPLACLLLSLESLYSPAHQMALDMLHRLNTAHEEIVEVLLSKKQVIPSMRYMSKHNMLDHSTYRKLTEIAISTNNSKILHSTKEEFVQRKVTSNDELDTNTIG, from the exons atggaTGATGATAACTGTCTTCAACTGAATGATGATCCCATTCAGTTTGTTCCTGCAAGTGTAAGCAAAACAACAAATGTGTTTTACGATGAGATAACTGGACAG ATAATTACTGTTCATTCTGGTGAGTTGACTGAAATAATTGTAACATCAAGCACTCGCTATAGAGAAAATATGGTGTTTAAAATAGAAGATCGTGGACCAGTATCTTCAATAAAAATGTCCCTGgactgtaaaatattaacaatgatGAGAACAGCATTATCCGTG GAATTAATggatattaaagaaaatacattacaaagtccttattttttgtattgtaaattcAAAGGTGCCAAATTGTTGGGCTTTATTTGGACTGGTAACAACGAAATACTTTTAATTAGTGATAAAGGTGTAGAATTATACCAG GTTGAAGGCCAAGGACCTAAGCAACGCatagttttttcaaaatctattaatttGCATGTGAATTGGTTTATTTACTCAAAtcactcaaaaatattactactGTCTATGAATTCTTTTGGAGATTTTCAACCCCTTCATATTTTACCTGGAAATATAAACAAACTGACAAAATTAGAAG ttgATTTAGATATTACTCTTAATATACCAAATCAATCAATTAGTGAACGAAATATTGTAATGACAATTGTGTACAACACACTCAGGATATTAGTTTTACCAACAAGTCAAAGTCGCaatgaaataatagtttatacattaaacaa AATGATGACGTTTAAAAAATCACATATTCTACGATTGACACACAATGGTAAATTGTTGATTAATGTAGTTGATAATTTGATTGTCGTTCATTACCAACAAACAAAG TCTTCTTCTGTATTCGACATATATATGGAAGCTGCAAAAGAACATACAATATCACATTATTTACCTATCTTAGATGATCTATCAATTAAAAGAACAGTTCCAAGAGAAGGAGGATCACACTATGTTTCTCATCTAT aTTCAAGTATTTGCATTTCATTTCaaccaaacataataatagatgCTAAATTAGGTTATCTCTG GCATTTCAAACTAAACTTAGCAGTTGTATCCAGAATAATTATGGATAAATGTTCACTTATTGATTTTCTTCTTTTACGTCCAAAATCAAAAGATATCACTTTggag gtattacaacatatgattttacaaaaaagAAGTAATTTGATTGAAATAGGTAATGTTTTTGATCATTTGAATATTGTCTACAAGAAACACCTCAACAATCAGATTATGAACACCAGTCCATTACCTAATGACTATATGATTGTTGCTGAATCATTGCAATGTAAAGTCGTTATAGAACAGTTGGATGTTTACATGCATGTGTTTGTAAAATTAGTagataaattagaaaatactaAAG AagataaaaaatttacagtttCAATATTAGTTGAATACATACGGTCGCTAAcagataacaaaataactattgaacACTTTCTTTATGAATTGCTCATAAACTGTCTAgtaatcaataaaatgtattatcagcTGCATCAGATGGTGCAATACCATATTGTTATCGACTCAAAGCCACTG GcttgtttattattatctttggaATCACTTTATTCACCAGCTCATCAGATGGCGCTTGACATGTTGCATAGATTGAATACAGCCCATGAAGAGATTGTTGAAGTCTTACTTTCCAAGAAACAAGTCATCCCGTCCATGAG ATACATGTCAAAACACAATATGCTGGATCACTCTACTTATAGAAAATTGACTGAAATTGCAATTTCaactaataattcaaaaatattgcatTCCACAAAAGAAGAATTTGTACAAAGGAAAGTAACATCAAATGACGAACTTGACACAAATACCATAggatag
- the LOC132936749 gene encoding liprin-beta-1-like isoform X1: MMNNDQDEELKLSKTHFDAIKLLEGALQKMDGIISTEPTSNSNCFTNSNGQTVLNNFIQQENSEDSSDHLESKLRVSMLNNQVDILLRKLNHLEKYLLQQNDLRKKAESKLQEEMILKSKLETEKLEVIAMLTNLKLVNVRLTKENMDLKEMIINNQNAQNSMTSSCTSEVVNSQFQRSKNHGSRFYCSLPRHNISKKKNENQNINNELLNDITESCANLMNRKSQFDKCSSAPNLVDSKHDCQNEQILENSSSLFSSTKIYSFQNSNLLFSELNRQQLRDWFAEQGIDYVLEGSKLWPTSGKELISSSISEIDEKFKFKHWLHRKKLILAIQFEKDPNKLFDEDKYLAKARYLNTSWVLQWLDDIGLPQYKEPFSLAAINGTLLNRLTKDDFLMMPFENSDLHFSSLRYGIKVLRKNNFDPECLIRRSNTNKNDDDCNLSLWTTHRVMEWLCSVNLAEYASNLRGSGVHGGLIVYDDRFTSELLADILFIQQSKTLLRRHLSIQFSMLIGRDLNQKKRDDQCKPKYRPLTISSKTKIQKKSQFSLKRKKHNNELSIGDLICPMDD, translated from the exons agccaacatcaaattcaaattgttttacCAATTCAAATGGACAgactgtattaaataattttattcaacaa gaAAATTCTGAAGATTCTTCTGATCATTTAGAGTCAAAGCTCCGAGTTTCTATGTTAAATAATCAAGTTGATATtctattaagaaaattaaatcatCTAGAAAAATATCTATTGCAACAAAATGATTTAAGAAAAAAAGCTGAAAGTAAGCTCCAAGag gaaatgattttaaaatcaaaactagAAACGGAAAAACTTGAAGTTATTGCTATGCTAACTAATTTGAAATTAGTAAATGTTAGGCTAACCAAGGAAAACATGGATCTTAaagaaatgataataaataatcaaaatgcaCAGAATTCAATGACATCATCATGTACATCAGAAGTAGta AACTCTCAGTTTCAACGTTCAAAAAACCACGGATCACGTTTTTATTGTAGTTTGCCTcgacataatatttcaaaaaagaaaaatgaaaaccagaatattaataatgagttATTAAATGATATTACTGAATCATGTGCAAATTTAATGAACAGAAAATCACAGTTTGACAAATGTTCTTCAGCGCCAAATTTAG TTGATTCAAAACACGACTGCCAAAATGaacaaatattagaaaatagttCAAGTCTCTTTTCCAGTACCAAAATTTATTCTTTTCAAAA ttcaaatttactatttagtgagCTAAATCGTCAACAGTTACGAGATTGGTTTGCTGAACAAGGTATTGATTATGTTTTAGAAGGATCAAAATTATGGCCTACTTCTGGAAAAGAATTGATTTCTTCTTCCATCAGTGagattgatgaaaaatttaaatttaaa catTGGTTACATAGAAAAAAGCTAATTTTAGCCATTCAATTTGAAAAAGatccaaataaattatttgatgaaGACAAATATCTGGCTAAAGCAAGATATTTAAATACGTCTTGGGTACTACAATGGTTAGATGACATAGGTCTTCCACAGTATAAAGAACCATTTTCTCTGGCAGCTATAAATGGTACCCTTTTAAACAGACTCACCAAAGACGATTTTCTAATGATGCCATTTGAAAATTCAGATTTACATTTCTCTAGTCTCCGATATGGAATAAAG gtgtTGAGAAAGAATAATTTTGATCCTGAATGTTTGATCCGTCGGTCTAATACTAACAAAAATGATGATGATTGTAATTTATCACTATGGACAACACATAGAGTAATGGAATGGCTTTGTAGTGTCAATTTGGCTGAATATGCATCTAATTTAAGGGGTTCtg gtGTTCATGGTGGACTAATAGTATATGATGACAGATTTACTTCTGAGCTTCTAGCTGACATTTTATTCATACAACAGAGCAAAACATTGCTGAGACGTCATTTAAGCATACAGTTCAGCATGTTGATAGGAAgagatttaaatcaaaaaaaaagagATGATCAGTGCAAACCAAAGTATAGGCCTCTGACAATATCATCTAAGACTAAA attcaaaaaaaatcacaattttcaTTGAAGAGGAAAAAGCATAACAATGAACTGAGTATTGGTGATCTGATTTGTCCTATGGACGATTAA
- the LOC132936749 gene encoding liprin-beta-1-like isoform X2, with product MLNNQVDILLRKLNHLEKYLLQQNDLRKKAESKLQEEMILKSKLETEKLEVIAMLTNLKLVNVRLTKENMDLKEMIINNQNAQNSMTSSCTSEVVNSQFQRSKNHGSRFYCSLPRHNISKKKNENQNINNELLNDITESCANLMNRKSQFDKCSSAPNLVDSKHDCQNEQILENSSSLFSSTKIYSFQNSNLLFSELNRQQLRDWFAEQGIDYVLEGSKLWPTSGKELISSSISEIDEKFKFKHWLHRKKLILAIQFEKDPNKLFDEDKYLAKARYLNTSWVLQWLDDIGLPQYKEPFSLAAINGTLLNRLTKDDFLMMPFENSDLHFSSLRYGIKVLRKNNFDPECLIRRSNTNKNDDDCNLSLWTTHRVMEWLCSVNLAEYASNLRGSGVHGGLIVYDDRFTSELLADILFIQQSKTLLRRHLSIQFSMLIGRDLNQKKRDDQCKPKYRPLTISSKTKIQKKSQFSLKRKKHNNELSIGDLICPMDD from the exons ATGTTAAATAATCAAGTTGATATtctattaagaaaattaaatcatCTAGAAAAATATCTATTGCAACAAAATGATTTAAGAAAAAAAGCTGAAAGTAAGCTCCAAGag gaaatgattttaaaatcaaaactagAAACGGAAAAACTTGAAGTTATTGCTATGCTAACTAATTTGAAATTAGTAAATGTTAGGCTAACCAAGGAAAACATGGATCTTAaagaaatgataataaataatcaaaatgcaCAGAATTCAATGACATCATCATGTACATCAGAAGTAGta AACTCTCAGTTTCAACGTTCAAAAAACCACGGATCACGTTTTTATTGTAGTTTGCCTcgacataatatttcaaaaaagaaaaatgaaaaccagaatattaataatgagttATTAAATGATATTACTGAATCATGTGCAAATTTAATGAACAGAAAATCACAGTTTGACAAATGTTCTTCAGCGCCAAATTTAG TTGATTCAAAACACGACTGCCAAAATGaacaaatattagaaaatagttCAAGTCTCTTTTCCAGTACCAAAATTTATTCTTTTCAAAA ttcaaatttactatttagtgagCTAAATCGTCAACAGTTACGAGATTGGTTTGCTGAACAAGGTATTGATTATGTTTTAGAAGGATCAAAATTATGGCCTACTTCTGGAAAAGAATTGATTTCTTCTTCCATCAGTGagattgatgaaaaatttaaatttaaa catTGGTTACATAGAAAAAAGCTAATTTTAGCCATTCAATTTGAAAAAGatccaaataaattatttgatgaaGACAAATATCTGGCTAAAGCAAGATATTTAAATACGTCTTGGGTACTACAATGGTTAGATGACATAGGTCTTCCACAGTATAAAGAACCATTTTCTCTGGCAGCTATAAATGGTACCCTTTTAAACAGACTCACCAAAGACGATTTTCTAATGATGCCATTTGAAAATTCAGATTTACATTTCTCTAGTCTCCGATATGGAATAAAG gtgtTGAGAAAGAATAATTTTGATCCTGAATGTTTGATCCGTCGGTCTAATACTAACAAAAATGATGATGATTGTAATTTATCACTATGGACAACACATAGAGTAATGGAATGGCTTTGTAGTGTCAATTTGGCTGAATATGCATCTAATTTAAGGGGTTCtg gtGTTCATGGTGGACTAATAGTATATGATGACAGATTTACTTCTGAGCTTCTAGCTGACATTTTATTCATACAACAGAGCAAAACATTGCTGAGACGTCATTTAAGCATACAGTTCAGCATGTTGATAGGAAgagatttaaatcaaaaaaaaagagATGATCAGTGCAAACCAAAGTATAGGCCTCTGACAATATCATCTAAGACTAAA attcaaaaaaaatcacaattttcaTTGAAGAGGAAAAAGCATAACAATGAACTGAGTATTGGTGATCTGATTTGTCCTATGGACGATTAA